A segment of the Ignavibacteriales bacterium genome:
GAAAGAAAATTTCCTGTCGCTAAACTTCGACTGCTTGCTTCAGCAAAATCTGCAGGGACTACAATTGTTTTTAACGGTCGGAATGTTGATGTCGACGAGTTGACAAAGGAAAGTTTTAAAGGAGTAGATGTAGCATTATTTTCCGCCGGTGGAGCAATTAGCAAAGAATTCGCACCTTATGCCGTAAAGACGGGAGCACTTGTTATAGATAACAGCAGTGCATTCCGCATGGAGCCTGATGTACCACTTGTTGTACCAGAAGTCAATCCGCAAGATATATTCAAACACAAAGGTATCATCGCAAATCCAAATTGCTCTACAATTCAAATGGTTGTTGTGCTGAAACCGATTCACGATAGATGGAGAATTAAGCGGCTTGTTGTTTCCACATATCAGGGAATAACAGGTGCAGGTAAAAAGGCGGTTGATCAGCTTGAAGGAGAATTGATGAAAAATTCAATTGTTGAGAACAAACTGCCGCACCAGATCGCTTACAATGTTCTGCCCCAGATTGATGTTTTTGCTGAAGGCGGTTATACTAAAGAAGAAATCAAGATTGTCAACGAAACGAAAAAAATAATGGGAGACGAATCGATTCAAGTAACTGCCACCTGTGCGCGTGTGCCTGTTATCGGCGGGCATAGTGAATCGGTTAACATTGAACTTGAACAGCCATTCAGGATTACAGACGTGACCGGTTTGCTGCGGAGAGCGCGGGGAGTGAAGTTGCAAGATGATGTTTCGAAAAGCATTTATCCAATGCCCATCTGGTCGCATGAGAAGGATGATGTATTCGTGGGTCGCATCCGCCGCGATGAAACGATTAAAAACGGATTGAATCTATGGATTGTTTCCGACAATCTCCGCAAAGGCGCTGCAACCAATGCAGTGCAGATAGCGGAGGAATGCATTAAACAAGTAAAAATTTAAAATTAAAAAGTAAAAAAAGGTTAGTTGACTAAAGTCAAATGTAATAGATATGGCAAGAGATTTATGTATTCCGCCATCAACATTTATTGCAGTTTGAATTTATGGAATCGAAAAATCAAAATATTGAAATATTAATTGATATCTGCCACCGTCTGTACGCAAACCGTTTTGTCGCTGCAACCGATGGTAATGTTAGTGTTCGGCTCGATAATGGCAACTTCCTCACTACGCGCACTGCCATTAACAAGGGTATGGTCACTGCTGAAGATTTGATTGAGATAGATTTCCAGGGAAATATTACTTTGAAATCCGGAATTCGAAATTCAACATCTGAAATCAGAAATGGCGAACCATCCATCAACCCTCATCCTTCATCCTTAGAATCAAAGCCATCTACAGAAGTTGGCATGCACATTTATATTTATTCTCAGCGAACCGATGTCAACGCAGTTGTGCATGCGCACCCACCGTATGCTACAGGATTTGCTACAGCTCGTCAACCGTTGAATGATTGCCTATTACCGGAAGTGATAGTCGGTCTTGGCGCAATACCTCTTGCAGAATATGCTACTCCATCCACAGATGAAGTCGTAAAATCGTTAGAACCATATGTGAAAACCGCAGATGCGATTCTTTTGGCTAATCACGGTGTCGTTACTTACGGCAAGGATTTGTGGGATGCGTATTTCAAAATGGAAAAGGCTGAACACGCCGCTCACATCACTTATATCGCTCGAATGTTGGGCGGAGAAAAACCGCTCAATCAGGAGGAAGTTGAAAAACTTCGGGCAATAAGTAATCAATCGTATGGCAAGGATTTTTCCAATAAAATTGCATGTCAGACAAGTTGTTCAAGTGAAGAAAAATCCGTAACTTCTCCATCTGATGATGAAATACGAGAAATTGTAAAAAAAATGCTAACAGCTTAGAGCAAAGAGCGTTGAGCATAGAGTTGTAAATTTAAATAGAAATTAAAAACATAGATATGAAATCAACAGGGAAAAATAATAAATCAAAAATCAGAGTCGGAGTAATTTTCGGAGGGCGTTCTGCCGAGCATGAAGTGTCGCTCGTTTCAGCTGCTTCAATCATATCCGCACTCGATAAAAAGAAATATGAT
Coding sequences within it:
- a CDS encoding aspartate-semialdehyde dehydrogenase, whose amino-acid sequence is MKQFNVAVIGATGLVGRKMIQVLEERKFPVAKLRLLASAKSAGTTIVFNGRNVDVDELTKESFKGVDVALFSAGGAISKEFAPYAVKTGALVIDNSSAFRMEPDVPLVVPEVNPQDIFKHKGIIANPNCSTIQMVVVLKPIHDRWRIKRLVVSTYQGITGAGKKAVDQLEGELMKNSIVENKLPHQIAYNVLPQIDVFAEGGYTKEEIKIVNETKKIMGDESIQVTATCARVPVIGGHSESVNIELEQPFRITDVTGLLRRARGVKLQDDVSKSIYPMPIWSHEKDDVFVGRIRRDETIKNGLNLWIVSDNLRKGAATNAVQIAEECIKQVKI
- a CDS encoding class II aldolase/adducin family protein gives rise to the protein MESKNQNIEILIDICHRLYANRFVAATDGNVSVRLDNGNFLTTRTAINKGMVTAEDLIEIDFQGNITLKSGIRNSTSEIRNGEPSINPHPSSLESKPSTEVGMHIYIYSQRTDVNAVVHAHPPYATGFATARQPLNDCLLPEVIVGLGAIPLAEYATPSTDEVVKSLEPYVKTADAILLANHGVVTYGKDLWDAYFKMEKAEHAAHITYIARMLGGEKPLNQEEVEKLRAISNQSYGKDFSNKIACQTSCSSEEKSVTSPSDDEIREIVKKMLTA